AAGGAAATCGGCGCTTCCAGGTAAAGAGCGCCTGCAATCGTGAAACTGGAAGGGGTCCTGCTCAGGACCCCTTCATTCTTTCACCGGAAAAGGAGGAGATGACCATTCCTTCCAGAAAGTTTTTCTCTCCGGCCCTCTCCGTTGTGCTCTTCGCCGCCCTGCTCTTCTGGATGTACAGCGCTCTGGCCGGCTCTTTCGGCACTATCGCGGAAAACCACTACAAAAGGTCCGCCGAGATCGCCATGGGCTCGGTCCCCTCGAAGGACGAGGCCATTGACGGCTGGATCCGCAGGATAAGCGGCCCGTCCAGGGAATTCGAGCTTCTCTTTCTCAGGGGTTTTCCGGAGGACGAGGGAGGCATGAAGGTCTTCACCCCCACCCCCGCTCTCGGGGACTTCTTCGCCCGCCGCGGGAATGACCCTGATTTCGTCAAGGGAATAGAGAGCGCCCTGTACGACGAAATCTACCTGCCCGCCCAGAGGTTCCTTCTTGAGGGGGAGGAGCGGCGGGTTCTTTTCGCCCCCGCCCATGACGGCGAAACAGGAGACGTCACCGGAACGGCCGTCTTTTTCTTCTCTCCTGGAAGCTTCGACCGGTTCCTTTCCCTTCTGCGGGGACTCTTTCTTCTCGCCCTGGTCCTCTTCGCTGCCGTGTTCGCCGTGGCGAGCTACAGCAGGGACCCCATCACCGGTTATGTCATTCTCGGGCTGTTCATCATCGTGGGGGTGTTCGTCGCCTATCCCCTCGTCGAGGCGGTCCGGCTGACATTTCTCAAAGACGGAAAATTCTCCCTCGAAACGTGGAAATCAATCCTCACCACCAGGCAATACGTCACCGCCCTGAAGGGCAGCATCACCCTGGGGGTCTTCACCGCCACCGCTTCCACGATAGTTGGTTTTCTCTTCGCCTTCGTCATCTCGAGGACAAAAGTCCGGGGGAAGAAATTCTTCTCCGCCATGGCGACCCTGCCTATCATCTCGCCCCCCTTTTCCCTCACCCTCTCCATCATTCTGCTCTTCGGCAACAACGGCCTTATAACGAAACAAATCCTCGGCCTGGAGAACTTCAGCATCTACGGTCTCGGGGGGCTGACACTGGTCCAGACCATGGGGATGTTCCCCATCGCCTTCCTCACCATGGTGGGCATTCTCGAGGCCATTGACTCCACCCTGGAGGATGCGGCGCTGAACCTCCGGGCCACCCGATGGGAAACCTTCAAAACGGTGACTCTTCCCCTCTCGGTGCCCGGTTTACTCAGCTCCTGGCTCCTGGTGTTCACCAACTCCCTGGCGGATTTCGCGAACCCCCTGATCCTCTCCGGAAGTTTCCGGGTGCTTTCCGTGGAATCCTACATGGAGGTCACTGGGATGAACCGCCTCGGCCACGGGGCGGCCCTCTCCCTGCTGCTTCTCCTGCCCACGCTGTCGGCCTTTCTGGCCCAAAGGTACTGGGTGAGCCGCAAATCCTACGTCACCGTCACGGGGAAACCCTCCGGCCGCATGACTGAGCTCGTGTCGCCCGGGGTGAAGCGGATTCTCGTCACCCTGATGGTCCTCAT
This genomic stretch from Aminivibrio sp. harbors:
- a CDS encoding iron ABC transporter permease, yielding MTIPSRKFFSPALSVVLFAALLFWMYSALAGSFGTIAENHYKRSAEIAMGSVPSKDEAIDGWIRRISGPSREFELLFLRGFPEDEGGMKVFTPTPALGDFFARRGNDPDFVKGIESALYDEIYLPAQRFLLEGEERRVLFAPAHDGETGDVTGTAVFFFSPGSFDRFLSLLRGLFLLALVLFAAVFAVASYSRDPITGYVILGLFIIVGVFVAYPLVEAVRLTFLKDGKFSLETWKSILTTRQYVTALKGSITLGVFTATASTIVGFLFAFVISRTKVRGKKFFSAMATLPIISPPFSLTLSIILLFGNNGLITKQILGLENFSIYGLGGLTLVQTMGMFPIAFLTMVGILEAIDSTLEDAALNLRATRWETFKTVTLPLSVPGLLSSWLLVFTNSLADFANPLILSGSFRVLSVESYMEVTGMNRLGHGAALSLLLLLPTLSAFLAQRYWVSRKSYVTVTGKPSGRMTELVSPGVKRILVTLMVLIVLFLFSLYGTIVAGCFVKNWGIDYTFTLANFREAFERGWRVLLDTMTLAGAATPIAGILAMIAALVLARKNFPCKRVLDMLILTPFALPGTLIGISYILAFNKAPLILVGTAAIIVINYVIRELPVGVEGGLASLKQIDPAIEEAASDLGADTPTVFRTIVLPLIRPAFISSLSYTFVRSMTAVSAVIFLISAKWYHLTVLIYNFSENLRFGLASVLATTLIVIVLLTFGLLRLLVRKNENLAKTMSI